One Rhinoderma darwinii isolate aRhiDar2 unplaced genomic scaffold, aRhiDar2.hap1 Scaffold_4227, whole genome shotgun sequence DNA window includes the following coding sequences:
- the LOC142710256 gene encoding uncharacterized protein LOC142710256: MLSINHKVEDKDMQQSSGENLITLNVNPGLHSTDLSYISPNHEEPSPDQSQIATTSTAQKGGKRFQCGQQCTKISGLLTQRILTGEKPYSCSECGECFTHKSHLAVHQRSHTGENLYSCSECGKSFTDKSHLALHERSHTGKKPYSCSECRKSFKSKSHLAVHERSHTGEKPYSCSECRKSFKAKSHLAVHERSHTGEKPYSCSECGRGFTQKSHLAVHESRHTGEKLYSCSECGKCFAHKSDLVIHERTHTGEKSYSCSECGKCFTRKSNLAVHERIHTGEKLYSCPECGKCFTDKVRLVVHERIHTGEKPYSCPECGKYFTYKSRLVVHERSHTGEKPYSCPECGKYFTYKSRLVVHERSHTGEKPYSCSECGKCFTDKASLVTHERIHTGEKPYSCSECGKCFTYRSHLVRHERSHTGEKPYSCPECGKYFTYKSRLVVHERSHTGEKPYSCSECGKCFRDKASLVTHERIHTGEKPYSCSECGKCFTYRSHLVRHERSHTGEKPYSCSECGKCFTDKSRLVIHERSHTGEKPYSCSECGKCFTDKASLVTHLRIHTGEKPYSCSECGKCFITKCKLKDHQRSHTGEKLF, from the coding sequence ATGCTATCGATAAATCATAAAGTAGAAGATAAAGatatgcagcagtcttcaggagaaaacctcattacccttaatgtaaatccaggacttcacagtacagatctatcatatatttcccctaatcatgaggaaccttctcctgaccaatcacagattgctaccacaagtacagctcagaaaggcggtaaaaggtttcaatgtggtCAACAATGCacaaaaatctcaggtctttTAACACAGAGAATtctcacaggggagaagccatattcatgttcagaatgtggggaatgttttacacataaatcacatcttgctgtacatcagagaagtcacacaggggagaacctgtattcatgttcagaatgtgggaaaagttttacagataaatcacatcttgctttacatgagagaagtcacaccgggaagaaaccgtattcatgttcagaatgtaggAAATCCTTTAAATCGAAATCACATCTTGctgtacatgagagaagtcacacaggagagaaaccgtattcatgttcagaatgtaggAAATCCTTTAAAGCTAAATCACATCTTGctgtacatgagagaagtcacacaggagagaagccgtattcatgttcagaatgtgggagaggttttacacaaaaatcacatcTTGCTGTACATGAGAGTaggcacacaggagagaagctgtattcatgttcagaatgtgggaaatgttttgcacataaatcagatcttgttatacatgagagaactcACACTGGAGAAAagtcatattcatgttcagaatgtgggaaatgttttacacgtaAATCAAATCTTGctgtacatgagagaattcacacaggagagaagctgtattcgtgtccagaatgtgggaaatgttttacagataaagtaAGACTTGttgtacatgagagaattcacacaggagagaagccatattcatgtccagaatgtgggaaatattttacatataaatcacgtcttgttgtacatgagagaagtcacacaggagagaagccatattcatgtccagaatgtgggaaatattttacatataaatcacgtcttgttgtacatgagagaagtcacacaggagagaagccgtattcatgttcagaatgtgggaaatgttttacagataaagcaagtcttgttacacatgagagaattcacacaggagagaagccatattcatgttctgaatgtgggaaatgttttacatatagatcacatcttgttagacatgagagaagtcacacaggagagaagccatattcatgtccagaatgtgggaaatattttacatataaatcacgtcttgttgtacatgagagaagtcacacaggagagaagccgtattcatgttcagaatgtgggaaatgttttagagATAAAGcaagtcttgttacacatgagagaattcacacaggagagaagccatattcatgttctgaatgtgggaaatgttttacatatagatcacatcttgttagacatgagagaagtcacacaggagagaagccatattcatgttcagaatgtgggaaatgttttacagataaatcacgtcttgttatacatgagagaagtcacacaggagagaagccgtattcatgttcagaatgtgggaaatgttttacagataaagcaagtcttgttacacatttgagaattcacacaggagagaagccatattcatgttcagaatgtgggaaatgttttattactaaatGCAAACTTAAGgatcatcagagaagtcacacaggggagaagctgttTTGA